The Chryseobacterium glaciei DNA window TTGCAATGGTAATTGTTTGGAATGATTTGGCAAAAGGGAACAGAGAATACGCTGCTTTGTTGATTGCTTTAAATAGTATTTTTCAAATCATATCTTACAGTTTTTTGGTTTGGCTATTCATTAATGTTCTTCCACAAAAATTAGGATTGGGAAATTTTAATGTTTCTGTTTCGATTCGGGATGTAACGGAAAGCGTGTTGATTTACTTAGGGATTCCTTTCTTAGCAGGTTTTTTAACGCGCTATTTTCTTACGAAATCAAAAGGAAAGGATTGGTATAACCGAAAATTCATTCCTGCAATTTCGCCCATTACCTTATATGCGTTATTGTTTACCATTGTTTTGATGTTTAGTTTAAAAGGCGATAAAATCATAGAACTACCAATGGATGTTGTAAAAGTTGCTATTCCCCTGATGATTTATTTTGTATTGATGTTTTTCATTAGCTTTTTCATCAACAAATTCATGAAAGTTCCTTACGATAAAAATGTTTCAATTGCTTTTACAGCAACAGGAAATAATTTTGAATTGGCTATTGCGGTTAGTATTGCCGTATTTGGGATTCATTCGGCTCAAGCTTTTGTAGGAGTGATTGGTCCTTTGGTAGAAGTTCCAGTCTTAATTTTATTGGTAAAAGCCAGTCTATATCTTAAAAAAAGGTATAAACTAGTAACTAATGATTAGTAAATCAATAGATAATATTAAAATTTCAGCTCAAAAATCATAAATAAGGATGATAAAATCTAGCTTAAAAATCCGTATATTTGGGGTGAAAAATTTCAAAATCTAAAAGTAAATGGACATTATTTTCGACCTTATTGAAAAAGAAAGACAAAGACAATCCCATGGATTAGAGTTGATTGCATCAGAAAACTTTGTTTCTGAAAATGTAATGAAAGCAGTGGGAAGCGTATTGACTAATAAATATGCAGAAGGATACCCTGGTAAAAGATATTACGGAGGGTGTGAAGTAGTAGATGAGGTTGAAACATTAGCGATCGATAGAGCGAAAGAGCTTTTCGGAGTTGATTATGTAAATGTTCAGCCGCATTCTGGTTCTCAGGCTAATGCAGCAATTTACTTGGCCGTTTTGAAACCTGGAGACAAAATCATGGGAATGGATCTTTCAATGGGAGGTCACCTTACTCACGGTTCTGCAGTGAATTTCTCAGGAATTCAATATAACGTAGTTTCTTACGGAGTTCAGCAGGAAACTGGTTTGATCGATTATGATCAGATGAGAGAAGTTGCTTTAAGAGAAAGACCAAAAATGTTGATCGCTGGTTTCTCTGCGTATTCAAGAGATTTAGATTATGCTAAATTCAGAGAGGTTGCAGATGAGATCGGAGCTACACTTTGGGCTGACATCGCTCACCCTGCAGGTTTGGTTGCTAAAGGATTATTAAATTCTCCATTCGCACATTGCCACGTGGTAACAACTACTACTCACAAGACATTAAGAGGTCCAAGAGGGGGAATGATCATGATGGGTAAAGATTTTGAAAATACTTACGGTCACAAAACTCCAAAAGGAGAAACTAAGATGATGAGCCAAGTATTGGATGGAGCTGTTTTCCCGGGAATTCAAGGTGGTCCATTAGAGCACGTTATTGCAGGTAAAGCAATCGCTTTCGGTGAAGCGTTGGATGTTCAGTTTGAAACGTATGCTAAGCAAGTTAAATCTAATGCTCAGGCGTTAGCAAAAGCAATGGTAAGCAGAGGTTTTGATATCGTAAGTGGTGGAACAGACAATCACTTAATGTTAGTTGATCTTAGAAATAAAGACGTAAACGGTAAAGAAACTGAAAAGGCTCTTGTAAAAGCTGATATTACTTGTAATAAAAATATGGTTCCTTTTGATGATAAGTCACCATTCACAACTTCTGGGATCAGATTGGGAACGGCTGCGATCACAACAAGAGGATTGAAAGAAAACGATATGGAAACGATTTCAGAATTGATCTCTGAGGTGGTTGATAATATTAAAAATGAAGAGGTTCTTACTTCTGTAAGAAAAAAAGTAAACGAATTAATGGAAGGTAAAGCGTTATTTAACTACTAACATTTATCGAATTTAAAATATAAAGAATGAGCCTGTGCTCATTCTTTTTTTATAGCTATGGAAAAGAAATCTTTCACTTTTGATGAAATTAAGCTGAAACTGGTGAACTATTGTGTTTATCAGGATCGTTGTCATGCAGAAGTAGAGCAGAAAATGCGGGAATTTATGTTGATTGAGGAAGCTAAAGATGAGATCATACTTTATCTTTTAAAGGAAAATTATTTAAATGAAGAAAGATTTACTCGAAGTTACATCCGCGGAAAGTTTTACATAAAGCATTGGGGAAGAAATAAAATCAAAATTAATCTGAAACAGAAGCAGATTTCGGAAAAACTAATAAATACATGTTTTGATGAAATTTATGAACCAGATTATGAAAAAACATTAAAAAAAATCTTTGAAGATTACTATTCTAAGCAAACAGGTTTGAAGGAATATCAGAGAAAATCAAAGACTATTAAATATTTGATGGGCAAAGGTTTTGAATATGAAAAAATAAATGATATTTTTGAGTAAACATAAACAAGATTGAAAGAAGAAAAAATCTGGCTTTCACCTCCGCATATGGGAGGAAGCGAGTTGAAATATATACAGGAAGCATTTGATACCAACTGGGTTTCACAATATGGTTACAACATTGATGAGTTTGAAAAAAGTCTTGAAAATTATCTTGGAAACAACTCATTTGTTACCGCCCTGTCTTCCGGGACTGCAGCTATTCATTTAGCGCTAAGTCTATTAAATGTAGAAGAAGGCGATTTTGTGATCTGTCAATCCTTTACTTTTGTAGCTTCTGCCAATCCTATTTTGTATTTAAAAGCTATTCCTGTTTTTGTTGACAGCGAAAGCTCAACTTGGAATATATGTCCCAACGCATTGGAAGATGCTGTTAAATATTGCATGAATCAGGGCAAAAAACCAAAAGCAATTATTACAGTTTCTTTATACGGAATGCCTTTTATGGTTGATGAAATTCTTGAAATTTCCAGAAAATATGAAATTCCTATTATTGAAGACAGCGCCGAAGCTTTAGGAAGTAAATATAAAGGACAGCCTTGCGGAACCTTCGGAGATTTATCAATAATAAGTTTTAACGGAAATAAAATTATCACAACTTCAGGAGGTGGAATTTTGATCTCGAGAAATCAAACAGATAAAAATAAAGCACTTTTTTTGGCTACGCAGGCAAAAGACAATGAAGATTATTACAGCCATTCCGAAGTTGGATATAACTATAGAATGAGTAATATTTCTGCTGGAATAGGCAAGGGGACAAATGGAAGTGCTAGAAAATAGAATAGAAGAAAGGCGCGAAAACCATGATTTTTATCAAGAAATTCTTAAAGATATTGATGGAATAAATCTGTTTTCAGCTCCGAATGAAGATTTTTATTCTAACTATTGGTTAAACACAATTGTGATAGATAAAAATATTTTATCAAAAGAAAATATTAGAGAAATTTTTTCACAAAATAATATAGAAACCAGATATTTATGGAATCCGATGCATTTACAATCGCTTTATAGAAAATATAAATTCTTTGGAAATAATTTTTCTGGTATAATTTTTGCGAGTGGTTTGTGCTTGCTGTCAGGAACTAACCTTACTGATAATTGCAAAAACAGGATTACTGAAGCTTTAAAAAAAATTAAACACTAAATTTATTTTTTAAATAGTAAGTATAGATGAAATTTTATTTTAATTTTGCAAGATTGATATAATTATTAATAATGAATATCAGGTTTTATACCTTATTAAATATGAACACAAATAACGACAATGTACAATTCTCTTAGAAATAAAATATTTGGAGGGGATAATGTTGTCAATCTCTCAGACGTAAGATACCTTCCCAGATGGATAATACTTGTAATAGACATTATTATTCTGGTCGTATCCTTATTTCTTTCAACTTACATCATTGAAAAAATCAGTATAAAAGAATTTATTTATCATGATAATGAAAGCATTGTTTTTGTTTCCATCATTTTGGTAAATGTAATATTCATGTATTTTTTTAAAACCTATGCGGGGATTATAAGACATTCAACATTTATTGATTTATTTAAATTATTGATCTCGTGCTTCTGTACCATGTTCATTGTAGCTACGATCAATATGATTTATTTCTGGACAACCGGAGAAAAATTTATCCTAACTCCTTATTTGATACTTTATTTTATCATTTCCTTCATGGGGTTATTTCTTTTTAGATTATATGTAAAAGAATTTTTTCATATCGTTAGAGAATACCGAAGAAGTGCTCTGAAAAAAAGAATTTTGGTTTTAGGTATTGATGAGCAGTCTATTGCTATTGCAAGGGCTATTTTAGATAACCCTAGTCTACCATATCAGGTTGTAGGATTTCTTACCCAAAGAACGGATTCTAAGAGAGCTTCATTATTAGGAAAGCCTATTTATGAAAAGAAAAGAATTGAAGAAAATTCAAAAGAAGATCT harbors:
- the arsB gene encoding ACR3 family arsenite efflux transporter, with translation MKTELKFLDRYLTLWIFLAMIIGVGLGYFFPTISNVTNSLSVGTTNIPLAIGLILMMYPPLAKVDYSLLPQVFKDKKVISISLLLNWIVGPVLMFALAVIFLRNEPDFMIGLILIGLARCIAMVIVWNDLAKGNREYAALLIALNSIFQIISYSFLVWLFINVLPQKLGLGNFNVSVSIRDVTESVLIYLGIPFLAGFLTRYFLTKSKGKDWYNRKFIPAISPITLYALLFTIVLMFSLKGDKIIELPMDVVKVAIPLMIYFVLMFFISFFINKFMKVPYDKNVSIAFTATGNNFELAIAVSIAVFGIHSAQAFVGVIGPLVEVPVLILLVKASLYLKKRYKLVTND
- the glyA gene encoding serine hydroxymethyltransferase — encoded protein: MDIIFDLIEKERQRQSHGLELIASENFVSENVMKAVGSVLTNKYAEGYPGKRYYGGCEVVDEVETLAIDRAKELFGVDYVNVQPHSGSQANAAIYLAVLKPGDKIMGMDLSMGGHLTHGSAVNFSGIQYNVVSYGVQQETGLIDYDQMREVALRERPKMLIAGFSAYSRDLDYAKFREVADEIGATLWADIAHPAGLVAKGLLNSPFAHCHVVTTTTHKTLRGPRGGMIMMGKDFENTYGHKTPKGETKMMSQVLDGAVFPGIQGGPLEHVIAGKAIAFGEALDVQFETYAKQVKSNAQALAKAMVSRGFDIVSGGTDNHLMLVDLRNKDVNGKETEKALVKADITCNKNMVPFDDKSPFTTSGIRLGTAAITTRGLKENDMETISELISEVVDNIKNEEVLTSVRKKVNELMEGKALFNY
- a CDS encoding regulatory protein RecX — encoded protein: MEKKSFTFDEIKLKLVNYCVYQDRCHAEVEQKMREFMLIEEAKDEIILYLLKENYLNEERFTRSYIRGKFYIKHWGRNKIKINLKQKQISEKLINTCFDEIYEPDYEKTLKKIFEDYYSKQTGLKEYQRKSKTIKYLMGKGFEYEKINDIFE